In Microbacterium binotii, one DNA window encodes the following:
- a CDS encoding DUF2510 domain-containing protein, translating to MAEATPAGWYPDPAGGGGRRYWDGTSWTSHVSPDAPVQPAAAGPESAAPSSAPAARPPRKRRKGLIVGLSVTGGVALLAVVTLVVGMFTFLRPIEGVPAALHTDLSEQYDYTDPMLDLDRDHEFHFDVDYLLRDVNAANSPKTEQSGYAEGRAAPDWAFQVYYDAALTHEAGATVVQPASSTSYPSDDRRIRVVPNDSTYARAGDGQRDISDTALSEWSLHDEYYLVQRADKEGNPLTKPIVTMFTVKRELATPVATLGTPTGDGSLALDWQAVDGATEYLIVASEAQVTGPRSYTLLGSTSDTTWTSASVVKESGLQNEPWPERQNDALKAYEGSSADEEGAGYLPGPNYGTSGWDFGVIATDGKRFSPYQSFDTIGQGVGALPYQIATATLRGTIGTSVPSVAALPKTIPFTSLDGATRAAITYVDASQARPYREWYMVPMFARGTQLGTWTYVPQAAVTDLQAEADAFNAAALAAAPPTGAAGFQLVSAPVDPNIETVDTYPDVAYPVFGSTELTRFIAAHLIAGSKAVDISALTSAPGAPQGDDALDEALAQNPYALGVKGAGVYDNKTLYVTYDKDHSAIEAQQAEIKTAVDAAVAAATTPEMSARDKAVALNDWLTAHAEYDYVALEAKNATGAEVIPDGYEDAWTAAGVLLKQTGVCASYADAYHLLMQAADVDSVVVTGTVYSAGRHAWNKVNIDGAWLAVDSTWNDSPDANRFLLIPDSGFQGSAARSEEASWMVDSLISSYATTPQ from the coding sequence ATGGCAGAAGCGACACCGGCCGGTTGGTACCCCGATCCCGCGGGCGGCGGTGGGCGACGTTACTGGGACGGGACGTCCTGGACGTCGCACGTGAGCCCCGACGCCCCGGTGCAGCCCGCGGCCGCCGGCCCTGAGTCGGCCGCGCCCTCATCCGCGCCCGCCGCTCGTCCGCCGCGAAAGCGCCGCAAGGGGCTCATCGTCGGCCTCAGCGTGACCGGCGGCGTGGCGCTCCTCGCGGTGGTGACGCTCGTTGTCGGGATGTTCACGTTCCTTCGTCCCATCGAGGGCGTGCCTGCGGCGCTGCACACCGATCTGTCGGAGCAGTACGACTACACCGACCCCATGCTGGATCTCGACCGCGATCACGAGTTCCACTTCGACGTGGACTACCTCCTCAGGGACGTCAACGCGGCGAACAGCCCGAAGACCGAACAATCGGGGTACGCGGAGGGTCGTGCGGCGCCGGACTGGGCGTTCCAGGTGTACTACGACGCGGCGCTGACGCATGAGGCGGGCGCGACGGTCGTCCAGCCGGCGAGCTCGACGTCGTACCCGTCCGACGATCGCCGCATCCGCGTCGTTCCCAACGACTCGACCTACGCCCGCGCAGGGGACGGACAGCGGGACATCTCCGACACGGCGTTGTCGGAGTGGTCTCTGCACGACGAGTACTACCTCGTCCAGCGCGCCGACAAGGAGGGCAACCCTCTCACGAAGCCGATCGTGACGATGTTCACGGTGAAGCGCGAACTGGCGACCCCGGTCGCGACGCTCGGTACACCGACGGGCGACGGCAGCCTCGCCCTCGACTGGCAGGCCGTCGACGGCGCGACCGAGTACCTGATCGTCGCCTCCGAGGCGCAGGTGACCGGACCGCGCAGCTACACGCTGCTCGGGTCGACGTCGGACACGACGTGGACCAGCGCGTCGGTCGTGAAGGAGAGCGGCCTCCAGAACGAGCCCTGGCCCGAGCGTCAGAACGACGCACTGAAGGCGTACGAAGGATCGAGCGCGGACGAAGAGGGTGCCGGATACCTGCCCGGACCGAACTACGGCACGTCGGGGTGGGACTTCGGCGTCATCGCGACGGACGGGAAGCGCTTCTCGCCGTACCAGAGCTTCGACACGATCGGTCAGGGCGTCGGCGCCCTGCCGTACCAGATCGCGACCGCCACGCTGCGGGGCACGATCGGCACGTCTGTGCCGAGCGTGGCGGCTCTTCCCAAGACCATCCCGTTCACGTCGCTCGACGGCGCGACGCGCGCCGCCATCACGTATGTGGATGCGTCCCAGGCGCGCCCCTACCGCGAGTGGTACATGGTGCCGATGTTCGCGCGGGGGACGCAGCTGGGCACGTGGACGTATGTGCCGCAGGCGGCGGTGACGGACTTGCAGGCGGAGGCGGATGCCTTCAACGCTGCCGCGCTGGCGGCAGCTCCGCCGACGGGGGCGGCGGGCTTCCAGCTGGTCTCGGCACCGGTCGATCCCAACATCGAGACGGTCGACACCTACCCCGATGTGGCGTATCCGGTGTTCGGCAGCACGGAGTTGACGCGGTTCATCGCGGCGCACCTGATCGCCGGGTCGAAGGCGGTGGACATCTCCGCGTTGACCTCCGCGCCGGGAGCCCCGCAGGGTGACGACGCGCTCGACGAGGCCCTCGCGCAGAACCCCTATGCGCTCGGCGTGAAGGGGGCGGGCGTCTACGACAACAAAACGCTCTATGTCACCTACGACAAGGACCACTCCGCGATCGAAGCGCAGCAGGCCGAGATAAAGACGGCTGTGGACGCGGCCGTCGCCGCGGCCACGACGCCGGAGATGTCCGCGCGGGACAAAGCAGTCGCGCTCAACGACTGGCTCACCGCTCACGCGGAGTACGACTATGTGGCGCTCGAGGCGAAGAACGCGACGGGAGCCGAGGTCATCCCGGACGGGTACGAGGACGCGTGGACTGCGGCGGGCGTGCTGCTCAAGCAGACCGGTGTGTGCGCAAGCTACGCCGACGCGTATCACCTGCTCATGCAGGCGGCGGATGTGGATTCCGTCGTCGTCACCGGCACCGTGTACTCGGCCGGTCGGCACGCCTGGAACAAGGTGAACATCGATGGAGCGTGGCTGGCCGTCGACTCCACGTGGAACGACTCGCCGGACGCCAACCGTTTCCTCCTCATCCCCGACTCGGGCTTCCAGGGCAGCGCGGCGCGCTCCGAGGAGGCGAGCTGGATGGTGGATTCGCTCATCAGCTCGTACGCGACCACTCCGCAGTGA